The following coding sequences are from one Streptococcus sp. NPS 308 window:
- the pcrA gene encoding DNA helicase PcrA produces MNALLNGMNDRQAEAVQTTEGPLLIMAGAGSGKTRVLTHRIAYLIDEKMVNPWNILAITFTNKAAREMKERAYGLNPATQDCLIATFHSMCVRILRRDADHIGYNRNFTIVDPGEQRTLMKRILKQLNLDPKKWNERTILGTISNAKNDLIDDVAYAAQAGDMYTQIVAQCYTAYQKELRQSESLDFDDLIMLTLRLFDQNPDVLTYYQQKFQYIHVDEYQDTNHAQYQLVKLLASRFKNICVVGDADQSIYGWRGADMQNILDFEKDYPKAKVVLLEENYRSTKTILQAANDVIKNNKNRCPKNLWTQNADGEQIIYYRANDEQDEAVFVAKTIDELGRSQNFLHKDFAVLYRTNAQSRTIEEALLKSNIPYTMVGGTKFYSRKEIRDIIAYLNLIANLSDNISFERIINEPKRGIGPGTVEKIRDFANMQDMSMLDASANIMLSGIKGKAAQSIWEFANMILDLREQLDQLSITELVEAVLEKTGYVEILNTQATLESKARVENIEEFLSVTKNFDDNPDSQEETGLDKLSRFLNDLALIADTDSGSQETSEVTLMTLHAAKGLEFPVVFIIGMEENVFPLSRAAEDPDELEEERRLAYVGITRAEKILYLTNANSRLLFGKTNYNRPTRFINEISSDLLEYQGLARPANTSFKASYSSGGIAFGQGMSLAQALQERKRKAAPSSIQSSSLPFGQYTAGNKTDTSDTNWSIGDIALHKKWGEGTVLEVSGSGDTQELKINFPEVGLKKLLASVAPIEKKI; encoded by the coding sequence TGCAAACGACAGAAGGCCCCTTGTTAATCATGGCGGGGGCTGGCTCTGGAAAGACTCGTGTTTTGACCCACCGTATTGCTTATTTGATTGATGAAAAAATGGTCAATCCTTGGAATATCTTGGCCATTACCTTTACCAACAAGGCTGCGCGTGAGATGAAAGAGCGTGCTTATGGTCTTAATCCAGCTACTCAAGACTGTCTAATTGCGACTTTTCACTCCATGTGTGTTCGTATTCTGCGTCGTGATGCAGATCATATCGGCTACAATCGTAATTTCACTATTGTAGATCCTGGTGAACAGCGAACCCTCATGAAACGAATCCTCAAGCAATTAAACTTGGACCCTAAAAAATGGAATGAACGAACTATTTTGGGGACTATTTCCAATGCTAAGAATGACTTGATTGATGATGTGGCTTATGCTGCCCAAGCTGGAGATATGTACACGCAAATCGTGGCCCAGTGTTACACAGCCTATCAGAAAGAGCTTCGTCAGTCTGAGTCCCTTGACTTTGATGATTTAATCATGTTGACCCTGCGTCTTTTTGATCAAAATCCTGATGTCTTGACCTACTACCAGCAGAAGTTCCAATACATTCACGTGGATGAGTACCAAGATACCAACCATGCCCAGTACCAATTAGTCAAACTCTTGGCATCTCGCTTTAAAAATATCTGTGTAGTTGGAGATGCTGACCAGTCCATCTACGGTTGGCGTGGTGCGGATATGCAAAATATCTTAGATTTTGAGAAAGACTATCCCAAAGCCAAGGTTGTCTTGTTAGAAGAAAACTATCGCTCAACCAAAACCATTCTCCAAGCCGCCAATGATGTCATTAAAAATAATAAAAATCGTTGTCCTAAGAATCTCTGGACTCAGAATGCTGATGGGGAGCAGATTATTTACTATCGTGCAAATGACGAACAAGATGAGGCTGTTTTTGTAGCCAAAACCATTGATGAACTTGGTCGTAGCCAAAACTTTCTTCACAAAGACTTTGCAGTTCTTTATCGGACTAATGCGCAATCTCGTACTATTGAGGAGGCCCTCCTCAAGTCTAATATCCCTTATACTATGGTTGGTGGGACCAAGTTCTACAGTCGTAAGGAAATCCGTGACATTATCGCTTATCTTAACCTCATTGCCAATCTGAGTGACAATATCAGTTTTGAGCGCATTATCAACGAGCCGAAACGTGGAATTGGGCCAGGTACTGTTGAGAAAATTCGCGACTTTGCTAATATGCAAGATATGTCTATGCTGGATGCTTCAGCAAATATCATGTTATCTGGTATCAAGGGTAAGGCAGCCCAGTCTATCTGGGAGTTTGCCAATATGATTTTGGATTTGCGAGAGCAACTGGATCAATTAAGCATAACAGAGTTGGTTGAAGCAGTTCTTGAAAAAACAGGTTATGTCGAGATTCTTAATACCCAAGCAACCTTAGAAAGCAAGGCTCGGGTTGAGAATATCGAAGAGTTCCTATCTGTTACAAAGAATTTTGACGACAATCCTGATAGTCAAGAAGAAACAGGTTTGGATAAACTCAGTCGTTTCTTGAATGACTTAGCCTTGATTGCGGATACGGACTCTGGTAGTCAGGAAACATCGGAAGTGACCTTGATGACCTTGCATGCTGCTAAGGGGCTTGAGTTTCCAGTCGTCTTTATCATCGGGATGGAGGAAAATGTCTTTCCTCTTAGTCGAGCAGCTGAGGATCCTGATGAGCTGGAAGAAGAGCGCCGTTTGGCCTATGTCGGTATTACGCGTGCTGAAAAAATCCTCTATCTAACCAATGCCAACTCTCGATTACTGTTTGGGAAGACCAACTATAACCGTCCAACACGTTTCATCAATGAAATCAGTTCGGACTTACTTGAATATCAAGGCTTGGCTCGACCAGCTAACACCAGTTTCAAGGCTTCTTATAGCAGTGGTGGGATTGCTTTCGGTCAAGGTATGAGCTTAGCTCAGGCGCTTCAAGAACGGAAACGCAAGGCTGCACCAAGCTCTATCCAGTCAAGTAGTCTCCCGTTTGGACAATATACAGCTGGAAATAAAACTGATACGAGCGATACCAACTGGTCTATTGGTGACATTGCCCTTCACAAGAAATGGGGAGAAGGCACTGTTCTGGAGGTCTCAGGTAGTGGCGATACGCAGGAACTGAAAATCAATTTCCCAGAAGTGGGGCTGAAAAAACTCCTAGCCAGTGTTGCTCCAATTGAGAAAAAAATCTAA
- a CDS encoding DUF1831 domain-containing protein: MAFEKTIKLQNCRYNYTLSPTVKKFTLKDNTFFETKVGNYELTRLLEKVPNSGEGFKLKIIINKDLTGVKLNITDKSGLRLVDIFKSDDHHIHQEKFYFLMDSLVERGIFTKEER, encoded by the coding sequence ATGGCATTCGAAAAAACCATTAAACTACAAAACTGTCGCTACAACTATACACTTAGTCCAACTGTTAAAAAGTTCACACTGAAAGACAATACTTTCTTTGAAACAAAAGTAGGAAACTACGAACTGACTCGTCTACTTGAGAAAGTACCTAATAGTGGTGAAGGTTTCAAACTAAAAATCATCATCAATAAAGACCTTACAGGTGTTAAACTCAATATTACTGATAAGTCCGGTCTTCGATTGGTAGATATCTTTAAATCAGATGATCACCATATCCACCAAGAAAAATTCTACTTCCTCATGGATAGTCTTGTAGAACGTGGGATTTTCACTAAAGAGGAAAGATAA
- the radC gene encoding RadC family protein — translation MYSISFQEDSLLPRERLVKEGVEALSNQELLAILLRTGTRKANVFEIAQKVLNSLNSLTDLKKMTLQELQSLSGIGRIKAIELQAVIELGNRIHKHETLEMESILSSQKLAKKMQQELGEKKQEHLVALYLNTQNQIIHQQTIFIGSATRSIAEPREILHYAIKHMATSVILVHNHPSGAVAPSRNDDHVTKLVKEACELMGLVFLDHLIVSHSDYFSYREKTDLI, via the coding sequence ATGTACAGCATTTCATTCCAAGAAGATTCACTTTTGCCTAGAGAAAGACTGGTTAAAGAAGGAGTAGAGGCACTGAGCAATCAAGAATTGCTAGCTATACTACTCAGAACCGGAACGCGTAAGGCTAATGTTTTTGAAATTGCCCAAAAAGTGTTGAATAGTCTCAACAGTCTAACTGATTTGAAAAAAATGACCCTGCAGGAATTGCAGAGTCTGTCTGGTATTGGACGCATTAAAGCTATTGAACTACAAGCAGTGATTGAACTGGGGAATCGCATTCACAAGCATGAAACCCTTGAGATGGAAAGTATTCTCAGCAGTCAAAAGCTAGCTAAAAAAATGCAACAGGAACTTGGCGAAAAAAAACAAGAGCACCTAGTGGCGCTCTATCTCAATACTCAAAATCAAATCATTCATCAGCAGACTATCTTTATCGGATCGGCGACACGTAGCATTGCTGAACCGAGGGAAATCCTTCACTATGCCATCAAGCATATGGCGACTTCTGTTATTTTAGTCCACAATCATCCTTCAGGTGCAGTAGCACCTAGCCGAAATGATGATCATGTAACCAAGTTAGTCAAGGAAGCCTGTGAACTAATGGGACTGGTGTTTCTGGATCATCTGATTGTCTCTCACTCTGATTACTTTAGTTACCGTGAAAAGACTGATCTGATTTAA
- a CDS encoding redox-sensing transcriptional repressor Rex, protein MKEKQSAIPKATAKRLSLYYRIFKRFHAEKIERANSKQIAEAIGIDSATVRRDFSYFGELGRRGFGYDVKKLMTFFADLLNDNSITNVMLVGIGNMGHALLHYRFHERNKMKIIMAFDLDDHPEVGTETADGIPIYGISQIKEKIKDADVKTAILTVPSVKSQEVANLLVDAGVKGILSFSPVHLHLPKDVVVQYVDLTSELQTLLYFMRKED, encoded by the coding sequence GTGAAAGAAAAACAGTCTGCTATTCCAAAAGCAACAGCAAAAAGACTCTCACTTTACTATCGAATTTTCAAGAGATTTCATGCAGAAAAAATCGAACGTGCCAACTCTAAACAAATTGCAGAGGCTATCGGTATCGATTCGGCGACCGTCCGTCGTGATTTTTCCTACTTTGGTGAACTAGGAAGACGTGGATTTGGTTATGATGTTAAAAAACTCATGACGTTTTTTGCTGACCTCCTAAATGATAACTCCATCACCAATGTTATGTTGGTTGGGATTGGTAATATGGGGCATGCCCTTCTCCACTACCGCTTCCACGAGCGCAACAAAATGAAGATTATCATGGCCTTTGACCTGGATGACCATCCTGAAGTTGGTACTGAGACTGCTGATGGGATTCCCATCTATGGTATATCTCAAATCAAGGAAAAGATTAAGGACGCAGACGTTAAAACTGCTATCCTAACTGTTCCAAGTGTCAAATCTCAAGAAGTAGCCAACCTCTTGGTTGATGCTGGTGTAAAAGGTATTCTCAGTTTTTCTCCTGTCCACCTGCACCTTCCAAAAGATGTGGTCGTTCAGTACGTTGATTTGACAAGTGAACTCCAAACTCTCCTCTATTTTATGCGAAAAGAGGATTAG
- a CDS encoding gamma-glutamyl-gamma-aminobutyrate hydrolase family protein, whose amino-acid sequence MNKPVIGITGNEKAHPDDDIMMSYAAKGFVEGVKDAGGIPIILPIGDQEMAHYYISMIDKLILTGGQNVDPKFYGETKIIDSDDYHLQRDIFELALIKEAIQQKKPIFSVCRGTQLFNVAMGGTLHQDIEDHWQDCSAEYTTQRLLTEPDTVLREIYGEISHINSFHHQSIKNLAPNLKVVAYDPKDRIIEAVVTTDDIPFLGVQWHPEFLFENRPKDKTLFDYVVNEL is encoded by the coding sequence ATGAATAAACCAGTTATTGGGATTACAGGAAATGAAAAAGCTCATCCAGATGATGACATCATGATGAGCTATGCAGCAAAAGGCTTTGTTGAAGGAGTCAAGGACGCTGGCGGAATTCCCATTATCCTTCCGATTGGTGACCAAGAAATGGCACATTACTATATCAGTATGATTGATAAACTCATCCTAACTGGTGGGCAAAATGTCGATCCAAAATTCTATGGTGAGACAAAAATAATTGACAGCGATGACTACCATTTACAAAGGGATATCTTTGAACTAGCTCTTATCAAAGAAGCTATCCAGCAGAAAAAACCGATTTTTTCTGTTTGTCGTGGTACCCAGCTTTTTAATGTTGCCATGGGAGGCACACTTCATCAAGATATCGAAGACCACTGGCAGGATTGTTCAGCCGAATACACTACCCAGCGACTTCTTACCGAACCAGATACTGTTCTCAGAGAAATTTACGGAGAAATCTCTCATATTAACTCCTTCCACCATCAGAGTATCAAGAATTTGGCTCCAAATTTAAAGGTTGTGGCCTATGATCCCAAGGATAGGATTATCGAGGCAGTCGTAACAACAGATGACATCCCATTTCTCGGCGTCCAATGGCATCCAGAATTTCTATTTGAAAATCGCCCCAAGGATAAAACACTATTTGACTATGTTGTTAATGAACTTTAA
- a CDS encoding DUF4649 family protein, which produces MYRLTYLDSYQIERILEYTDYDELMLSLSGCVTLPDTFLVTSLTFHDKVIYQGLVGDLYRFLSQVHFLDKN; this is translated from the coding sequence ATGTATCGTCTCACCTACCTAGATAGTTACCAAATTGAGCGCATACTTGAATACACTGACTACGATGAGCTCATGTTATCCCTATCAGGATGCGTAACGCTACCAGATACATTTCTGGTAACCTCTTTAACCTTTCATGATAAAGTAATCTACCAAGGTTTAGTCGGAGATCTCTATCGATTTCTATCACAAGTTCATTTTTTAGATAAAAACTAA